TTCTAATCGACAGAAACAAGAATGAGCGTAGATTTTTAGAAGAGTGTCAGACCGAGCCGATAGCTCGTTGGAAATTTCTAATCGACAGAAACAAGAATGAGAGCGTAGATTTTAGAAGAGTGTCAGACCGAGCCCGAAGCTATAGGTAGGTAGATTCCCGTGTATACAATAATCGAAGACTGTTACAGGAGAAGGCTCGAGTTAAAGACGTGCTCGTTCTAAACGAACAGATCTATTCGATGTGCGATGTTTGGCCATTGAACAAATCGTACACGAAATTCGTCATGTACGCGTCCTATCTTTTCGTTCACCTGATCGTCATGAATATAAATCTCTACGACGTGATCGGAGATTTGACAGAGACAGTTAAGAACATAACAGACAGCGCGATCATGACGACAACCTTTATCATGATATTTCAAGTTCGATTCAGCAAATTGATCAGGAACGTGATTATTGTAGTAAAAAAGGAACTAGCGAGTGGTGATTTTGAAAATATCGACGAACTTGACTTGTATCTATCTTACAATAAAGTATCGAATAATTTTGGGAAATACGCGATTAGAGGAAGCTTTATCACCTGGTTATGGTGGTATACAGGTCCTCTGATACATGCGCTGCTATCGGGTTCAGGTATATCGGTAATAATCcctataataataacaataacaacagcaataattacattgtttttcgtcgcgaaagggttaatattaacattggtatacgtatgtatgtataatagttACAGGAAAAGGCAACGATACAAAATCTTTCGTGCTACCCTTTTCTGCTCGTGCTTTTGTCGATTACGAAGACAACTTTCAGAATTATATGATTATGTTCGTGTATCAATTACCTATAATGTTTGTCGCACTGTTTCATACAAACACTGTtagtttgatttttaatttggtGATGCACGTGTGTGGGAAATTTTCAATCTTGTCCCATCGTATTCAAAATATTCAAGTAGATTCACTTTCGGTCAATCAGTTTACTAGTAAAATTAAGGAGTTGGTGAATACGCATCTAAAACTGATCGTGTAAGTAATCATTTTACTTATCGAGTTTTTATCTATCCAACATTTTTACCTAATTAATTACCAAATTTCAGGATGACAAAAATGCTCAATTCAGCACTTGATATTATTCTACTGATAGAGCTGATACAAACGAGTATAAGGATGGGCGTACTCGTCTATATGTTGTCGGTGGGACCTTTCGGTCAACAAATCCTACGCACACGTTGATGTGcgacaattataattattacaaacaGGTAATTATGTTTTTTCAGACCGAGATGGGAAATTTTCTGAATACTCTCAGGTATACGTTATACATTATTGCGGTCACTGCTATACTTTATTTGTACTCGTACATAGGCGAATGCATGGCGCAGGAGGTAAGTTCAGTATCAATAGTTTCGTCGAAATGGTATATACCTAAAATCTATGcgaatgaataaaattttctttagtcAACGAGAGTGATCGAAGCGTACTATGATTTCAACTGGTTGAAATTATCAATAAAAGATCAAAAAACATTGTTGCTTTGTATGATCACCGGGCGAAGACCGATGTACATCACTGCTGGCAAAGTTTACATATTCTCCTTATTCGGTTTTATCGGCGTGAGTAAATATTACACACAATTACGATTGCAATCAGAATAATTCAATATCgtcaatttcatattttttctacttttaataGATCTTGAAAACCTCGTTCGGATTTGTTTCCCTCTTACAAGCTGTGATTTAATTCAAAAGATAAACATTTCAACCGAACTGTTGTTATATTATAGtttcatgttatattttatggattgtttgtttaaaataaatatataatggactgattaaagaaaaaaaaaaacaaaaatcgaTTAATCTGTAGGTAAATCGCAAAGAGAAGCTGTCGAGAGCATTTTTTATGAATTACCAATCGACACTGTGCTCGAAGCGATCGCTTAATTAATTGATACTTTTTTACtgaaaatattcattaaaactCTGTCAATTGTGTAACGTTTCTATAGAAATGTCTGGAAAATCATTCTAGTACATATTTCTGTTGTTGATTCGAACGACGATATTGCTAACGTgttcgtatatgtatatttatatagccGATATACTGAATTGCAAACAAACGGAAGCGTATCTTAATTGTCAAACAAtaataaatcattaattttaCGATCCACCTATAATTACGTATTAAAcgataaatagaatattttttacatttaatcCCAAGTTCAACAACAGATAAAGTTCCAGGTAAACGACCTCGTTGATTAATTAGATGAAATTTGAAAGAATCAagttaaataaatcatttcgaTTCTGTGATTAAAAGATAAGTGAAATATACGATAGAATTTACGGGTTGAGTAACCTTCAAACGTCCTTCGTGTCTGTTGCAGATATGTACGTAGTGATTTTTTTCTTCCGACATTCTAATCATTTCCTTGAatatatgtaagtacatatttCATCAGTTTGAAATGATTCGGAGAGGGCCGAATACAGAGGCGGCGATTAAAACGTTCATCGTCTAATCAACAGTTATGATAAATCCTCAAATAGTAactcatttttatatattagttTTTTATACAGCTACGAACTGTTCGACAGTCTCTATTGGCgaaataattgattaattatcatGTTTGACAGTAGCAATTGTCAAACGCGTTTGATAAATGGATATCAAACGAGTTAAATTGCCGCGCTTTGTTTTAATTCTTGGTAATATGATGTTACGTGTCTAATGTCTATACCTATAAATGATCTTAAACTAGCAAAAAAAATTTCCTTTCTTCTATGTAACAAAGACTCTTACTCATACGTTCGCGCATgcatttagaaaattaacataGATAATATGGATTTTAGCAAAGTTTTGTTAAGAGAACTAGTTATATCATCGCATATTAAAGAGGTTAAACAAGTATTGACATTAAGTTATTGATGAAGCAAGTTTCAAGTGTCGAATTACACTAATCGGTGTTCATTTCTggttatttatcattttaacaCTCCGACGCGGTCGTATATTTTATCAAACGGtccttgtaattttatatttctttttacgcCAACAAACTGATAAATCGCAAAATCACCACTCTTCAATTTcgaattattacattattgaaGAGTAAAATTCCTGTAAAATCTTACTAATTAtacgaaatttcaattttgttatttaatcaattttaacatTGATAggtatacaatttaaaaaaatttggtATCCTAAAAtgttaaaacattaaaaaaatacaCGACCAGTCGCCAGAGCAGTTAGAATAAGATAGAACGTacgtttctatttttcaattctgacaaatgaatttataaaaactttTGTTTCAATAGAAAATAGTGACGATtgttaatattaatgaattaaCTAGGCAAACTATGTAACTAATATGGAAATtattagaagaaaagaaaagtaatatacaTACAAAGTTGCTTTCTGCCGTTGATACAAAGTCTTGGATGAATAACGTAGTAGGGTCGTTTCGAAACACTTCGCGGCATCCAAGTTTTTCCGCGTAATCACCACTGTCTAATAACGTTTTGCCAACTGAAGAACAAGTAAAAGGAATAATCGTTTATACGATATATGTGAATATACGGTAGCACGTTACACGTCCGTTGACCGGCGTACAGTATTGATTAAAGTAATACGTTTACTTTATTGTTATCGTTTGAAATATTCTCCGATTTCGTTCTTCACGACGCGACGTATACTCGCGAATATAAGGTCTGACTTGTACGGATTACCGCGAATCTACTTCGTATTCAAACGATTAATGTGTTCCTTAAGACTTTCGAGTCAGAAATCGTATTTTTGCGGTGGATTTTCTTTGTACTGTTTCAAGGCAACGAATTACATATTAACTGGTGAATGTAGCTTGAACGAAAGTCAATCGAAGGTTTGCGAACTAGGACTGCGGAGCTGAACTATTACAGCCCTCTATGAATTCGAGTCGTCAACTAAAAGTACTACATACACTGTTCTACTTACACGCTCGTCCGCAATTTAGGCTTCCTTTGGTTCAGAAGAAGCGGCGGGGAAGGAATACCCCACTACTACTTCTGTTTAGCCATTTATTTTGTATACGAGAAACGGCAGGTTGCAATTTTAAGTATTATCCCTAGCTTTCCTCAGGGATCCCTATATGCGTAGAGATTTTCTTTGGATTCTTCCTAGAGTAACTTCTCTAGTTACTCTCAAGATGGCGTCTGTAGTGGCGCGTTGattcaaaaataaatctatCCTGTGTCATACATTACTTTGTCCCGTTTCCTAcagaatataatatatattatttttttcaaacgatcttcattataaaaaaagagtTTATTATTCGTAGCTGAGGTGGCGCGTGGTACATACATGAGGTTTTCGACTACAACAAGTCCTATAATTTCACGCAAATACTATGTACAGACATGGTTCGTgttgtaatattaatatctacCATTAATTAACATAAGTCAACGTTACGTCTACAAATTGTTACCCCTTACACGTCTACGATCTAATGATTAATGTGTACGAAAGATCGACGCTAACACGAGACTCTTGCGTAGTATTATAGTAGTCAAAATATCAATTGTTTCGCGTTCATTACCGTTCAGTAAAGTACGTGTTCTGTAGTGTAGTTAAAAGGAGAATTCGTCTATCGTACCTCGTACCGGctgcttttccttcttcttgccAATGAATAATCAATTTTTCTCATCGAGCCTGCTTATGCGCTTTAATTCTCTTAAATaaagaaaacgaaataaaaaaaagaaactacacTTACAGTTACGTACACGCAAAtgtattattataaaacaaaaaaaccgCTTCGATAGAAAGTATCATAAAGCGAGCGTTGATtgagttatttaaaaaaatataatagtaataataaagacaAGAATCATCTGGATGGTAATAAATATTACTTTCGTAGACacatgtataaaaaaaaaaaaaaaaaaaaaaaagtatgaagGTACTATTTCTCTAGTTACATTAATCATACCTGTCTTCGTTCAGAGTATAAAAATATCCGAGTAATTAGTACCTAAGAAAAATCGTTGCTCTTGTCAGAtaactattatatgtacaagagCGTCTTTTACGCTTTCGTCATTAGGATTTTACAACAATCGCGTTTAATGTTCCCTTTGATCGCGCTAACCGCTTTAGTTGAGCAAAAAGTAACGTTAATGGACACTTTATTGTCTTATTGTAaatgtgtgtgcgtgtgtgtctgtctgtctgtgtGTACGTGTATATGTTTCTATATTATTCTACGTACGAAACACTTATGTTCGTTCGAATAGaggaaaaagtgaaattttcaacGTTATTAAAGagatcattaaaaagaaaattgaatcgaaTGAGAAAGGGATCATCTTTAGCTTCTCGAAGGTTTTCCTAGATTCAATGATTTCGTATCTCGACAGTATTACCGACAAGTAGAAAAATTGTAAACGATATAAAAATGGCACCCTGAGTTGAAGAAGCACGGTCTGTGAAACTTGTCTGTTTTAAGTATACCTAACGTCAGGATCTTTGTTTAGCCGTTATCAAAAAAGTTATCGTAAAATCGTAATCTTCAACGGCACATCGTGGAATGTGTACCTTTATCGAGGTATAAAATTGTTCGTAACGTTGCAAGAGTCGGCAAAGGTCCCCTTCgcctatttttcaatttcatcttaCGAATGGGACGCTCTGGTCGGATCCTTTTTCACCGAGGACACGGCTGTCGAATTCGACACTTTGTAAGCGTTTCCCTTCACCTCTGCCGGGTGTTTGTGTGTACTCGTCGAAGATTTTCGAGGAGGTTTAGCGATCTGCGTGGTCGACAGACCGCTGACTGGATATTTGTTTCTGCTGGAAGTTCCAATATTACTTGTTCTCGTACCATTCTTCGCGGACGTCGAAGAAGATGTCGTCTCAGTTGGGGGATGCTTTGGCATAACGAACGCTTTCGTTTGTTTCAGTAAATACCGATCATTGCATAATGCCGATATCAATGGCAAGTCCAAGTTGCGACTTTTCTCACGAAGCGTTCGAATATCCAACATTCCATTCTCTTTTCCTTCCTCGCGTTCGCGTTCCTCCGTTCCCATCGTTTTCGACGTTTTATTCGGCGAAGAGGATGACGACGAGGCAGACGGAAGCGGTTGATTCTTCTCAAGattctgtaaataaaatttcgTTAGTGTTCGTTCGAatcaaaaatattgatttccttttcttttggtTTTGCTCGAGGAAACATTTTCGTTTGATATAGGTACCTGTATTTCGTAaggaggaggcggaggaggtGGTGGTAGCCTACGATGCTTGAGTTGCGGCAACGACTGCAACTTGATGCTGGAAGGAGAGTCGAAACATTTCAAGATATTCTCGTCGCTTCTGGTCCTGGAAAATGCGTGGAGCGTATGAGGATGAGTCGGTGCTGGTGGTTCCCGTCTAAGACTCTGACTTCCTGCCGACGAACAAGTAGCTCCACTGTATAGGGAACTGGTACTGGCAGCGTAGTGACTGCTCAGATTACTATGCGGTAAATAATTGTTAGAGCTGGTATCGCTGCTACTAAGGTTTTGATTCGAAGCGTATTTTGAGGGTGACGAGAAGGAGGAACCGGGTAGGTACGGTGTGCTACGATACATCACTAACGATTTATTGTTGAACGATGGATAAGGGGGTGGTGGATAAGCAGCCATTGCTGCAAGAAGAGATCCTTGTTTGGCATCGATGTACTCTTGCTTCGACACGGCAGGATCCTTCAGAGGGAACATAACGTAATCGACGTCGGAATAGAGTTGCTGTTTATACTGTTCGATTTGCGACCTCGCAACTTGACTGGTGTATACGGTAGCCAAGCTGGGTGGCGGCGGTGGAGGTTGTCTAGGGTGAATCATGGGTGGCGGAGGGGGTGGCGGAGGAGGTGGTGGTGTCAAGTAAGGCAACAAAACCGGACCACCACGTGAAGCGTGGACGTCCAAATAATTATTCGGTCCAACGACAAGAGCGGCAACGGGAGCGTGAACTGGGGTAGGTTTCATTTTGTCACCGGGATAAGTAGGGGGTTGAATTCTGGGCGGTGGTTTCGGGGCGATCGAGGCAACGTCGTCGTTGCTCGTATGATTAGCGGCGATGCTGCTGGTGGTCTTTGAATTCAACGGCGTTATATTGCCGTTGTTGGATTTGTTGTTCGTCAGATTACTTTGAAACTTGCTCGACGTTACAGTAGTAACTCTCGACACGATCTCTTCGGTGCTGCTGGTCGGGTACAATTTCGAAATGGCTTCCTGTCGAGTAACGTCCGAGACTTCTGGAtacggcggtggtggtggtggcggttcCCTGGGTTGGACAGCGTCGTTTCTCGGTGGCGTAGGTGGTGGTATTTGGATTCTTTCTCTGGGCGAAGTATAaggcggcggtggcggtggtggaTCGGTTCTTCTCGGTGGTAAAGGGACGAATTCGCCACGTGTCGCGTTGTACGGCGGTGGAGGCGGAGGTTCTCTCTCGATATCCGGTATCTTTGCTCGCGACGAGTTTATCGTAGCATAATCCATGCTGACCGGATacggaggaggtggaggaagtTGCCTGTCGCTGTCCGTCCTCGGCGGAGGAGGTGGCGGTGGCATAGTAACGTAATCGCAATCGGAATCCATGGAGTTGCTGATGGTTTTTCGGGGAGGATAACGTCCAACGATCAAATCCGAAAGCTCGTCGGCTGACAACAAAGGTCCTACGCTGGATGGATCGCTACCGTCCCCTCTGAAACTTCCAGCACTGAGTATGCTGTTGCTTCGCGATCTAGAATCTTCCAATTGTTGATCCAGAGATACCGCAGACATAGCGGAAACCACTATGTCGTTAGCGACATCGTCGTCACCTTTGCAGACGCTGTAAATCGGTTCTTGATCATCGGTACCAACGTCTTCCGTGTAAACGTCGCTCGTCTCCGATCTAAGCCCACTGTGGATGGTGTAGAAACCGGATGTCACCGAAGCTTCATCGGTAGTCGACTGGACGGAACTCAAGGCACACATGTCACTCGCTGCCGATGATTCGTTTGCGTCTCCGCTAGGTGAATACAAGTCTCCGATTCTCTCGTCCTGCATCTCGCTGCTCCTTAACGTGTACACTCCACTGGTCTCGCTCGCGATGTCGGTACCTGGAAAAAATTCATCGAGTCTTGCGAGTCTGGGAAAATCAGAGCGGGTAGATTTTCGAAGATGCCCTAACAATAAGATCAGATCGAAGATGACCAGTTCGAATACTACAAGTACATTTAAGGAACGGAATTCTTGTTTCTTCGGTCGTTCAACTGGTTCCTTTCTGATCATTTCCAAACAccaaaatgttttaaatacaaTCTATTTATTTCAGAATTATATGTATTCGGTCGAATTAGCTTGATTTTTTCCCTgtacaagaaaaaaagaagaaatatgaaAGCTGTTAGAAAAAACTCACCCGCGTATTTGCCAGCTTTTTTGCACCTGTCGTAAATGGCACCAGGAAAGCTAGCGGTTTCTGAAGAAACCGCTGAATTCTGTGCCGTATGGGAGTAACCGAGCTCGAGACTGGATGTTGCCGAGGTGCGACGCATTCGCGGCGGTCCACCAGCAGGTGCATTCACAACCACCACCGTGCTACAGCTGCTACTGCATTGCGATCCCTCGGCCCCCGTTGCTGCACTCGAAGCTAATCGCAGTGCAGCCGTCGTAGGAGTGTTGTCCGTACCGTCGACTTCTGAAAATGTTTACAACCGTTCTCAGAGATTCCACGCCTACGCGATTCAAACTTAATCGATATATCGTTAATTCTGTGAATAGAATTTACCATCAACAGTAGAGGCTGGCGAGGACGGCATCGAACGATCCTCGATATCTGCATTCGAGCCGTTCACCAGgcagccgccgccgccgccgccaccgccaccgggGTGCGAAGAAGAATTTTCGGTAAGACGCGGAAGACACTCGGTCGAGGCT
This region of Osmia lignaria lignaria isolate PbOS001 chromosome 10, iyOsmLign1, whole genome shotgun sequence genomic DNA includes:
- the LOC117611639 gene encoding uncharacterized protein LOC117611639, which translates into the protein MNDKKVEIKDVLLLNERVFSICDAWPLSNSYKKFVMYLSYLSVHLVIMYMDLYDVMGELEYLVENIIDNTIATTTYFMLFLFRFSKLLKNVITITKDELSRNEFRNNEEMQLYLSYNTISDNFGRYAVTTTAVIAVMWYITPMLELLKATSLSDKHNSSKIYRLPFRVHSWVDYEDNLQNYILMYVYQIPLTLIALLHISSISLLLSLVLHVCGKFAILSYRIQNITDDSTDSFQRKVKEMVDRHVELILRANSLNSALQIFLAIELTQTSIRMAVLMYTILLTDDIVNIFTYGLYVTIVTLMLYLYSYIGERLEYESRKVNDAFYDADWLKLSIRNQKFLLYCMSNGRKTLHLTAGKYYAFSLSGFIQVGIVDSRVYNNRRLLQEKARVKDVLVLNEQIYSMCDVWPLNKSYTKFVMYASYLFVHLIVMNINLYDVIGDLTETVKNITDSAIMTTTFIMIFQVRFSKLIRNVIIVVKKELASGDFENIDELDLYLSYNKVSNNFGKYAIRGSFITWLWWYTGPLIHALLSGSVTGKGNDTKSFVLPFSARAFVDYEDNFQNYMIMFVYQLPIMFVALFHTNTVSLIFNLVMHVCGKFSILSHRIQNIQVDSLSVNQFTSKIKELVNTHLKLIVMTKMLNSALDIILLIELIQTSIRMGVLVYMLSTEMGNFLNTLRYTLYIIAVTAILYLYSYIGECMAQESTRVIEAYYDFNWLKLSIKDQKTLLLCMITGRRPMYITAGKVYIFSLFGFIGILKTSFGFVSLLQAVI
- the LOC117611804 gene encoding protein expanded isoform X1 yields the protein MRGSGVTAARSCLQPLVSASRYLAVQALPGDPLYFVVEAKSRVKEVYAQTCMLLGQQGMRDCELFGLAILSDGEYLFVDPENKLSKYAPKNWRSSHTYGLDSSGRPAFVLYFRVRYYIDTPLLLSDETTRHHYYLQLRDNVVRHGGGVESLHPHHPLHEPSIVTPLLTLAGLALQADLGDYSEERHRPHAGAVGYCKPTDYLPPHMCLESNVLGVLAAQHRDNRGLSREEAELQYIREAVLLEAPLNAHLYRLRRSKNEAGPGRILLAICARGVRVYAEEETPRVFAWNNIGKLCFDRKKFEIRAVDQPDKLTLYSGCDDKSKLLLGLCRDTHQFSMAIAPRVNEAKRREEEERKVLRDCYMYPARCKLSLTARGARGDQRISVISSTSSNTTSGIVSDRVHSEDEPDTAPASTECLPRLTENSSSHPGGGGGGGGGCLVNGSNADIEDRSMPSSPASTVDEVDGTDNTPTTAALRLASSAATGAEGSQCSSSCSTVVVVNAPAGGPPRMRRTSATSSLELGYSHTAQNSAVSSETASFPGAIYDRCKKAGKYAGTDIASETSGVYTLRSSEMQDERIGDLYSPSGDANESSAASDMCALSSVQSTTDEASVTSGFYTIHSGLRSETSDVYTEDVGTDDQEPIYSVCKGDDDVANDIVVSAMSAVSLDQQLEDSRSRSNSILSAGSFRGDGSDPSSVGPLLSADELSDLIVGRYPPRKTISNSMDSDCDYVTMPPPPPPPRTDSDRQLPPPPPYPVSMDYATINSSRAKIPDIEREPPPPPPYNATRGEFVPLPPRRTDPPPPPPPYTSPRERIQIPPPTPPRNDAVQPREPPPPPPPYPEVSDVTRQEAISKLYPTSSTEEIVSRVTTVTSSKFQSNLTNNKSNNGNITPLNSKTTSSIAANHTSNDDVASIAPKPPPRIQPPTYPGDKMKPTPVHAPVAALVVGPNNYLDVHASRGGPVLLPYLTPPPPPPPPPPPMIHPRQPPPPPPSLATVYTSQVARSQIEQYKQQLYSDVDYVMFPLKDPAVSKQEYIDAKQGSLLAAMAAYPPPPYPSFNNKSLVMYRSTPYLPGSSFSSPSKYASNQNLSSSDTSSNNYLPHSNLSSHYAASTSSLYSGATCSSAGSQSLRREPPAPTHPHTLHAFSRTRSDENILKCFDSPSSIKLQSLPQLKHRRLPPPPPPPPYEIQNLEKNQPLPSASSSSSSPNKTSKTMGTEEREREEGKENGMLDIRTLREKSRNLDLPLISALCNDRYLLKQTKAFVMPKHPPTETTSSSTSAKNGTRTSNIGTSSRNKYPVSGLSTTQIAKPPRKSSTSTHKHPAEVKGNAYKVSNSTAVSSVKKDPTRASHS
- the LOC117611804 gene encoding protein expanded isoform X2, giving the protein MREKASDAAYSILDILRRAKAKSRVKEVYAQTCMLLGQQGMRDCELFGLAILSDGEYLFVDPENKLSKYAPKNWRSSHTYGLDSSGRPAFVLYFRVRYYIDTPLLLSDETTRHHYYLQLRDNVVRHGGGVESLHPHHPLHEPSIVTPLLTLAGLALQADLGDYSEERHRPHAGAVGYCKPTDYLPPHMCLESNVLGVLAAQHRDNRGLSREEAELQYIREAVLLEAPLNAHLYRLRRSKNEAGPGRILLAICARGVRVYAEEETPRVFAWNNIGKLCFDRKKFEIRAVDQPDKLTLYSGCDDKSKLLLGLCRDTHQFSMAIAPRVNEAKRREEEERKVLRDCYMYPARCKLSLTARGARGDQRISVISSTSSNTTSGIVSDRVHSEDEPDTAPASTECLPRLTENSSSHPGGGGGGGGGCLVNGSNADIEDRSMPSSPASTVDEVDGTDNTPTTAALRLASSAATGAEGSQCSSSCSTVVVVNAPAGGPPRMRRTSATSSLELGYSHTAQNSAVSSETASFPGAIYDRCKKAGKYAGTDIASETSGVYTLRSSEMQDERIGDLYSPSGDANESSAASDMCALSSVQSTTDEASVTSGFYTIHSGLRSETSDVYTEDVGTDDQEPIYSVCKGDDDVANDIVVSAMSAVSLDQQLEDSRSRSNSILSAGSFRGDGSDPSSVGPLLSADELSDLIVGRYPPRKTISNSMDSDCDYVTMPPPPPPPRTDSDRQLPPPPPYPVSMDYATINSSRAKIPDIEREPPPPPPYNATRGEFVPLPPRRTDPPPPPPPYTSPRERIQIPPPTPPRNDAVQPREPPPPPPPYPEVSDVTRQEAISKLYPTSSTEEIVSRVTTVTSSKFQSNLTNNKSNNGNITPLNSKTTSSIAANHTSNDDVASIAPKPPPRIQPPTYPGDKMKPTPVHAPVAALVVGPNNYLDVHASRGGPVLLPYLTPPPPPPPPPPPMIHPRQPPPPPPSLATVYTSQVARSQIEQYKQQLYSDVDYVMFPLKDPAVSKQEYIDAKQGSLLAAMAAYPPPPYPSFNNKSLVMYRSTPYLPGSSFSSPSKYASNQNLSSSDTSSNNYLPHSNLSSHYAASTSSLYSGATCSSAGSQSLRREPPAPTHPHTLHAFSRTRSDENILKCFDSPSSIKLQSLPQLKHRRLPPPPPPPPYEIQNLEKNQPLPSASSSSSSPNKTSKTMGTEEREREEGKENGMLDIRTLREKSRNLDLPLISALCNDRYLLKQTKAFVMPKHPPTETTSSSTSAKNGTRTSNIGTSSRNKYPVSGLSTTQIAKPPRKSSTSTHKHPAEVKGNAYKVSNSTAVSSVKKDPTRASHS
- the LOC117611804 gene encoding protein expanded isoform X3, with product MGLDSSGRPAFVLYFRVRYYIDTPLLLSDETTRHHYYLQLRDNVVRHGGGVESLHPHHPLHEPSIVTPLLTLAGLALQADLGDYSEERHRPHAGAVGYCKPTDYLPPHMCLESNVLGVLAAQHRDNRGLSREEAELQYIREAVLLEAPLNAHLYRLRRSKNEAGPGRILLAICARGVRVYAEEETPRVFAWNNIGKLCFDRKKFEIRAVDQPDKLTLYSGCDDKSKLLLGLCRDTHQFSMAIAPRVNEAKRREEEERKVLRDCYMYPARCKLSLTARGARGDQRISVISSTSSNTTSGIVSDRVHSEDEPDTAPASTECLPRLTENSSSHPGGGGGGGGGCLVNGSNADIEDRSMPSSPASTVDEVDGTDNTPTTAALRLASSAATGAEGSQCSSSCSTVVVVNAPAGGPPRMRRTSATSSLELGYSHTAQNSAVSSETASFPGAIYDRCKKAGKYAGTDIASETSGVYTLRSSEMQDERIGDLYSPSGDANESSAASDMCALSSVQSTTDEASVTSGFYTIHSGLRSETSDVYTEDVGTDDQEPIYSVCKGDDDVANDIVVSAMSAVSLDQQLEDSRSRSNSILSAGSFRGDGSDPSSVGPLLSADELSDLIVGRYPPRKTISNSMDSDCDYVTMPPPPPPPRTDSDRQLPPPPPYPVSMDYATINSSRAKIPDIEREPPPPPPYNATRGEFVPLPPRRTDPPPPPPPYTSPRERIQIPPPTPPRNDAVQPREPPPPPPPYPEVSDVTRQEAISKLYPTSSTEEIVSRVTTVTSSKFQSNLTNNKSNNGNITPLNSKTTSSIAANHTSNDDVASIAPKPPPRIQPPTYPGDKMKPTPVHAPVAALVVGPNNYLDVHASRGGPVLLPYLTPPPPPPPPPPPMIHPRQPPPPPPSLATVYTSQVARSQIEQYKQQLYSDVDYVMFPLKDPAVSKQEYIDAKQGSLLAAMAAYPPPPYPSFNNKSLVMYRSTPYLPGSSFSSPSKYASNQNLSSSDTSSNNYLPHSNLSSHYAASTSSLYSGATCSSAGSQSLRREPPAPTHPHTLHAFSRTRSDENILKCFDSPSSIKLQSLPQLKHRRLPPPPPPPPYEIQNLEKNQPLPSASSSSSSPNKTSKTMGTEEREREEGKENGMLDIRTLREKSRNLDLPLISALCNDRYLLKQTKAFVMPKHPPTETTSSSTSAKNGTRTSNIGTSSRNKYPVSGLSTTQIAKPPRKSSTSTHKHPAEVKGNAYKVSNSTAVSSVKKDPTRASHS
- the LOC117611804 gene encoding protein expanded isoform X4, translated to MCLESNVLGVLAAQHRDNRGLSREEAELQYIREAVLLEAPLNAHLYRLRRSKNEAGPGRILLAICARGVRVYAEEETPRVFAWNNIGKLCFDRKKFEIRAVDQPDKLTLYSGCDDKSKLLLGLCRDTHQFSMAIAPRVNEAKRREEEERKVLRDCYMYPARCKLSLTARGARGDQRISVISSTSSNTTSGIVSDRVHSEDEPDTAPASTECLPRLTENSSSHPGGGGGGGGGCLVNGSNADIEDRSMPSSPASTVDEVDGTDNTPTTAALRLASSAATGAEGSQCSSSCSTVVVVNAPAGGPPRMRRTSATSSLELGYSHTAQNSAVSSETASFPGAIYDRCKKAGKYAGTDIASETSGVYTLRSSEMQDERIGDLYSPSGDANESSAASDMCALSSVQSTTDEASVTSGFYTIHSGLRSETSDVYTEDVGTDDQEPIYSVCKGDDDVANDIVVSAMSAVSLDQQLEDSRSRSNSILSAGSFRGDGSDPSSVGPLLSADELSDLIVGRYPPRKTISNSMDSDCDYVTMPPPPPPPRTDSDRQLPPPPPYPVSMDYATINSSRAKIPDIEREPPPPPPYNATRGEFVPLPPRRTDPPPPPPPYTSPRERIQIPPPTPPRNDAVQPREPPPPPPPYPEVSDVTRQEAISKLYPTSSTEEIVSRVTTVTSSKFQSNLTNNKSNNGNITPLNSKTTSSIAANHTSNDDVASIAPKPPPRIQPPTYPGDKMKPTPVHAPVAALVVGPNNYLDVHASRGGPVLLPYLTPPPPPPPPPPPMIHPRQPPPPPPSLATVYTSQVARSQIEQYKQQLYSDVDYVMFPLKDPAVSKQEYIDAKQGSLLAAMAAYPPPPYPSFNNKSLVMYRSTPYLPGSSFSSPSKYASNQNLSSSDTSSNNYLPHSNLSSHYAASTSSLYSGATCSSAGSQSLRREPPAPTHPHTLHAFSRTRSDENILKCFDSPSSIKLQSLPQLKHRRLPPPPPPPPYEIQNLEKNQPLPSASSSSSSPNKTSKTMGTEEREREEGKENGMLDIRTLREKSRNLDLPLISALCNDRYLLKQTKAFVMPKHPPTETTSSSTSAKNGTRTSNIGTSSRNKYPVSGLSTTQIAKPPRKSSTSTHKHPAEVKGNAYKVSNSTAVSSVKKDPTRASHS